One window of Camelina sativa cultivar DH55 chromosome 4, Cs, whole genome shotgun sequence genomic DNA carries:
- the LOC104784281 gene encoding ABC transporter B family member 6-like (The sequence of the model RefSeq protein was modified relative to this genomic sequence to represent the inferred CDS: added 249 bases not found in genome assembly) — MISRSSSGTNQEGTILSAVQGNIEFRNVYFSYLSRPEIPILSGFYLTVPAKKAVALVGRNGSGKSSIIPLMERFYDPTLGEVLENIKNLKLEWLRCQIGLVTQEPALLSLSIRENIAYGRDATLDQIEEAAKKAHAHTFISSLEKGYETQVGKTGLTLTEEQKIKLSIARAVLLDPTILLLDEVTGGLDFEAERVVQEALDLLMLGRSTIIIARRLSLIRNADYIAVMEEGQLLEMGTHDELINLGNLYAELLKCEEATKLPRRMPVRNYKDSAAFQVERDSSAGLGPQEPSSPKMAKSPSLQRGHNVFRSQELCFNSEESPNDHSPTPEKMGENGSSLDVGDKEPTIKRQDSFEMRLPELPKIDVQGPQRQKSNGSDPESPISPLLISDPQNERSHSQTFSRPLGHSDDTSANYKVAKDGQHKESPSFWRLAQLSFPEWLYAVLGSIGAAIFGSFNPLLAYVIALVVTTYYESTGSHLREEVNKWCLIIACMGIVTVVANFLQHFYFGIMGEKMTERVRRMMFSAMLRNEVGWYDEEDNSPDTLSMRLANDATFVRAAFSNRLSIFIQDSFAVIVAILIGLLLGWRLALVALATLPVLTLSAIAQKLWLGGFSKGIQEMHRKASLVLEDAVRNIYTVVAFCAGNKVMELYRLQLQRILRQSFFHGMAIGFAFGFSQFLLFACNALLLWYTALSVDGRYMKLSTALTEYMVFSFATFALVEPFGLAPYILKRRRSLASVFEIIDRVPTIEPDDTSALSPPNVYGSIELKNIDFCYPTRPEVLVLSNFSLKVSGGQTIAVVGVSGSGKSTIISLIERYYDPVAGQVMLDGRDLKSYNLRWLRSHMGLIQQEPIIFSTTIRENIIYARHNASEAEMKEAARIANAHHFISSLPHGYDTHIGMRGVELTQGQKQRIAIARVVLKNAPILLIDEASSSIESESSRVVQEALDTLIMGNKTTILIAHRVAMMRHVDNIVVLNGGKIVEEGTHDTLAAKNGLYVRLMQPHFGKNLRRHQLI; from the exons gaaaatattaaaaatttaaaattagagtGGCTGAGATGCCAAATAGGCCTGGTGACACAGGAACCTGCCTTGCTTAGTCTGAGCATAAGAGAGAATATTGCATATGGCCGAGATGCTACTCTGGATCAGATAGAGGAAGCAGCTAAAAAAGCTCATGCACACACATTTATCAGCTCACTTGAAAAAGGATATGAAACTCAG GTTGGGAAGACTGGTTTAACGTTGACGGAGgagcaaaaaataaaactgtcaATTGCTAGAGCTGTACTCTTAGATCCAACAATTCTCTTGCTTGACGAGGTCACTGGAGGACTAGACTTTGAAGCTGAAAGAGTTGTCCAAGAAGCTCTTGATCTTCTAATGTTAGGACGGTCGACCATAATAATAGCCCGACGACTAAGTCTTATAAGAAATGCTGACTATATTGCTGTAATGGAGGAGGGTCAGCTACTTGAAATGGGTACACATGATGAATTAATCAACCTTGGTAATTTGTATGCTGAGCTTCTGAAGTGTGAGGAAGCAACAAAGCTACCCAGACG GATGCCAGTTAGGAACTACAAAGATTCTGCTGCGTTCCAGGTGGAGAGGGATTCCTCAGCTGGCCTTGGCCCCCAAGAACCATCATCGCCTAAAATGGCCAAGTCTCCATCTCTTCAGAGAGGTCATAATGTTTTCCGTTCCCAGGAACTGTGCTTTAATAGTGAAGAATCACCCAATGATCATAGCCCTACACCAGAGAAAATGGGAGAAAATGGCTCTTCGTTGGATGTTGGTGATAAGGAACCAACCATCAAAAGGCAAGATAGTTTCGAGATGCGGTTACCGGAACTACCAAAAATTGATGTTCAGGGTCCACAACGTCAGAAATCAAATGGTTCAGATCCTGAGTCCCCTATATCACCCCTTTTGATATCAGATCCCCAAAACGAGCGCTCCCATTCACAGACTTTTAGCCGCCCTCTTGGTCATTCGGATGACACTTCAGCAAATTATAAGGTGGCCAAGGACGGTCAACATAAGGAGTCACCTTCATTTTGGAGGTTGGCACAGCTTAGTTTTCCAGAGTGGCTATATGCTGTATTAGGGAGTATTGGTGCTGCCATCTTTGGTTCATTCAATCCTCTTCTAGCTTATGTAATTGCATTAGTAGTGACGACATACTATGAGAGCACGGGAAGCCACCTGCGTGAGGAGGTTAACAAGTGGTGCTTGATCATTGCCTGCATGGGAATAGTGACAGTTGTTGCCAATTTCTTGCAGCATTTTTACTTCGGTATTATGGGGGAGAAAATGACTGAGAGAGTGCGGCGGATGATGTTCTCAG CGATGCTGCGTAATGAAGTTGGATGGTATGACGAAGAAGACAACAGTCCAGATACATTATCCATGCGCCTAGCAAATGATGCCACTTTTGTCCGAGCCGCATTCAGCAACAGGCTTTCGATATTTATTCAGGATAGTTTTGCTGTTATTGTTGCCATTCTTATTGGATTGCTGCTCGGTTGGCGCCTGGCCCTTGTTGCATTGGCGACTTTGCCAGTACTTACTCTTTCTGCCATTGCgcag AAACTTTGGCTTGGTGGATTCTCAAAGGGCATCCAAGAGATGCATCGAAAGGCGTctttagttcttgaggatgctGTCAGAAACATATATACCGTTGTTGCTTTCTGTGCCGGTAACAAGGTGATGGAACTCTACAGACTGCAACTCCAGCGTATACTCAGGCAGAGCTTTTTCCACGGGATGGCTATTGGCTTTGCGTTTGGTTTCTCACAGTTTCTTCTCTTCGCCTGTAATGCACTCCTCCTGTGGTACACCGCGTTATCAGTAGACGGCAGATATATGAAGTTATCTACAGCTCTAACCGAGTACatg GTCTTCTCTTTTGCTACATTTGCCCTTGTCGAGCCATTCGGGTTAGCACCTTACATTCTCAAGCGCCGTAGATCTCTCGCTTCTGTTTTTGAAATCATAGATCGAGTTCCTACAATCGAACCTGATGATACCTCAGCTCTTAGTCCGCCTAATGTCTATGGAAGCATTGAATTGAAAAACATCGACTTCTGCTACCCAACCCGCCCAGAAGTGTTAGTACTAAGCAACTTTAGTCTCAAAGTCAGTGGGGGACAAACTATAGCTGTGGTTGGTGTTTCTGGGTCTGGAAAGAGCACAATAATATCATTGATCGAGAGATACTATGACCCAGTTGCTGGTCAGGTCATGTTAGATGGGCGAGACTTGAAGTCATATAATTTGAGATGGTTAAGAAGCCATATGGGTCTGATTCAACAGGAACCCATAATCTTTTCCACGACGATCAgagaaaacattatatatgCGAGGCATAACGCGAGTGAAGCTGAGATGAAGGAAGCAGCAAGAATTGCAAATGCGCACCATTTTATCAGCAGCTTACCTCACGGTTACGACACACATATCGGGATGAGAGGTGTTGAACTTACCCAAGGACAGAAACAGAGAATCGCGATAGCTCGGGTAGTGCTGAAGAATGCTCCTATACTGTTGATTGACGAAGCAAGTTCATCTATTGAATCTGAGTCGAGCCGTGTTGTGCAGGAAGCTCTTGATACTCTGATAATGGGGAACAAAACAACCATTCTGATAGCGCATAGAGTAGCGATGATGAGACATGTGGATAACATTGTGGTTCTCAATGGAGGCAAAATAGTAGAGGAAGGTACACATGATACTTTAGCGGCAAAGAACGGATTGTATGTCCGTTTAATGCAACCACATTTTGGCAAGAATCTACGGCGGCATCAACTGATCTAG